A region from the Armatimonadota bacterium genome encodes:
- a CDS encoding cobalamin-dependent protein (Presence of a B(12) (cobalamin)-binding domain implies dependence on cobalamin itself, in one of its several forms, or in some unusual lineages, dependence on a cobalamin-like analog.), which translates to MSRVSLINPNRMKPAVAPIALDYIADALDAAGHEVSILDLCFSPDWGADVDSFFAGYQPDLIGLTIRNTDDCYFASRDFFVPYYKEVVERIRSRTDAPVVLGGAGLSVAPEAVLEFTGADYAIRGDGEKALSDLSDMSDLSEVPGLVFREGGAVRSNPPQWTSLADLPAHSRKWLDNERYFREGGQAGIETRRGCDRKCIFCADPAGKGRACRVRPPSHVTAEIGALLEQGIDVYHLCDCEFNIPIAHAEDVCREIIRSGLGDLIRWYTYASPKPFTDELADLMVRAGCRGIDFGVDSGDDRVLRSLGRDFTSEDVRRTAEICHRHGITFMYDLLIGGPAETPESVRRTIELMKRIEPDRVGVSIGVRVYNGTALGEMVRRDGVTPSNPTLHGIIEGNESFLAPIYYLSPAVGMQVFGLVDDLVGGDSRFLHASPAELEGNYNYNDNTVLVDAIRSGFRGAFWDILRRAQAGERAS; encoded by the coding sequence GTGTCCAGGGTATCTCTCATCAACCCGAACCGGATGAAGCCGGCGGTCGCGCCGATCGCGCTCGACTACATCGCCGATGCGCTCGATGCCGCCGGGCATGAGGTCTCGATCCTCGACCTCTGCTTCTCCCCGGACTGGGGCGCGGATGTGGACTCCTTTTTCGCGGGCTACCAGCCGGATCTCATCGGCCTCACGATCCGCAACACCGACGACTGCTACTTCGCCAGCCGCGACTTCTTCGTGCCCTACTACAAGGAGGTCGTCGAGCGCATCAGGTCCCGGACCGACGCCCCGGTCGTGCTCGGAGGAGCGGGGCTCTCGGTAGCCCCCGAGGCAGTGCTGGAGTTCACCGGCGCGGATTATGCGATCCGGGGCGATGGGGAGAAGGCCCTGTCCGACCTGTCCGACATGTCTGACCTTTCCGAGGTTCCCGGGCTGGTCTTCCGAGAGGGCGGCGCCGTCCGGAGCAATCCCCCGCAGTGGACGAGTTTGGCCGACCTCCCGGCGCACAGCAGGAAGTGGCTCGACAACGAGCGCTACTTCCGCGAGGGCGGTCAGGCCGGGATCGAGACCAGGCGCGGGTGCGACCGGAAGTGCATCTTCTGCGCCGACCCCGCCGGGAAGGGACGCGCGTGCCGAGTCCGACCGCCGTCGCACGTCACCGCCGAGATCGGGGCGCTGCTCGAGCAGGGCATTGACGTCTACCACCTCTGCGACTGCGAGTTCAACATCCCGATCGCCCATGCGGAGGACGTCTGCCGGGAGATCATCCGGTCGGGCCTCGGCGACCTGATCCGCTGGTACACATACGCGAGCCCGAAGCCGTTCACCGACGAACTCGCCGACCTGATGGTGCGCGCCGGGTGCCGGGGGATAGATTTCGGCGTGGATTCCGGCGACGACAGGGTCCTGCGCTCGCTCGGGCGCGACTTCACCTCGGAGGACGTGCGCCGGACGGCCGAGATATGCCATCGGCACGGGATCACCTTCATGTACGACCTGCTCATCGGCGGCCCGGCGGAGACCCCCGAATCGGTCAGGCGCACGATCGAGCTCATGAAGCGCATCGAGCCGGACCGGGTCGGCGTCTCGATCGGCGTGAGGGTCTACAACGGCACCGCGCTCGGGGAGATGGTCCGGCGTGATGGTGTCACACCGTCGAACCCGACGCTCCACGGCATCATCGAGGGCAACGAGAGCTTCCTCGCGCCGATCTACTACCTCTCGCCTGCGGTCGGGATGCAGGTCTTCGGCCTGGTGGATGACCTCGTTGGGGGCGACTCACGCTTCCTCCACGCCTCGCCCGCCGAACTCGAGGGCAACTACAACTACAACGACAACACCGTGCTCGTGGACGCGATCCGGTCGGGCTTCCGAGGGGCCTTCTGGGACATCCTCCGCCGCGCACAGGCGGGGGAGCGGGCTTCCTGA
- a CDS encoding glutamyl-tRNA reductase — MHLVVIGLNHTTAPVEIREKLAVPEAECGAFASRVARCEGVREAVALSTCNRTEIYAWTTSERAPSPCPLPQGEGVRDGFPPPLEGGGRGRGYLADDDILDAISDFCGVPSSSFEPYLYSRAGHKAIEHLFRVSSGLDSMVIGEAQVLGQVRNAYAAAAAAGATGPVLNPLFQQAAAVGKRARTETDIGRGAFSVGYTAVQLARSIFDPLNGRTVLIVGAGKMGELAATHLSSAGVTSVLVANRTHSRAEDLAARFEGQAVAFDELPEALRRSDIVITSTGAEEPIVTRAMVSSAMQARRGRPMFLIDVAVPRDVEAGAGDLDNVFLYDIDDLQAVVERHAGERRAEISKVDRIIEEEVGKAMEWFRTLDAVPVIAAMRDKFEEIRKSEVERLRARLPKLSDDEIEAVHQTTRSIVNRICHEPMIRIKEYAAEDDPSGRLETICEVFGICPPEDGGPDA; from the coding sequence GTGCATCTAGTCGTCATCGGCCTGAACCACACCACCGCCCCGGTGGAGATTCGCGAGAAGCTGGCCGTCCCCGAGGCCGAGTGCGGAGCCTTCGCTTCGAGAGTCGCCCGGTGCGAAGGAGTCCGAGAGGCCGTCGCCCTATCCACCTGCAACCGCACCGAGATATACGCCTGGACGACGTCTGAGAGAGCCCCCTCCCCCTGCCCCCTCCCTCAAGGGGAGGGGGTGAGGGACGGTTTTCCCCCTCCCCTTGAGGGAGGGGGCAGGGGGAGGGGGTACCTGGCCGACGATGACATCCTCGACGCCATCTCCGATTTCTGCGGCGTTCCTTCGTCGTCATTCGAGCCTTACCTCTACTCCCGCGCGGGCCACAAGGCGATCGAGCACCTCTTCCGAGTCTCCTCCGGGCTCGATTCCATGGTCATCGGCGAGGCGCAGGTCCTCGGCCAGGTGAGAAACGCCTACGCTGCCGCCGCCGCCGCGGGGGCGACCGGCCCGGTGCTGAACCCTCTCTTCCAGCAGGCCGCCGCAGTCGGGAAGCGCGCGCGGACCGAGACCGACATCGGGCGCGGGGCGTTCTCGGTCGGCTACACGGCCGTCCAGCTCGCGCGCTCGATCTTCGACCCGCTGAACGGCCGCACGGTGCTGATCGTCGGCGCGGGCAAGATGGGCGAGCTTGCCGCCACCCACCTCTCGTCCGCCGGAGTGACCTCAGTGCTGGTGGCGAACAGGACTCACTCGAGGGCCGAGGACCTCGCGGCGCGGTTCGAGGGGCAGGCGGTCGCCTTCGACGAACTCCCGGAGGCGCTCCGCAGGTCGGACATCGTGATCACCTCGACGGGCGCGGAGGAGCCGATCGTCACGCGGGCGATGGTCTCGTCCGCGATGCAGGCCCGGCGCGGGCGGCCGATGTTCCTGATAGACGTCGCCGTCCCGCGAGACGTGGAGGCAGGGGCAGGGGACCTCGACAACGTCTTCCTGTACGACATTGACGACCTCCAGGCAGTCGTCGAGCGGCACGCTGGCGAGCGCAGGGCCGAGATTTCGAAAGTGGATAGGATCATCGAGGAGGAGGTGGGGAAGGCCATGGAATGGTTCCGCACTCTGGACGCGGTGCCGGTGATCGCGGCGATGAGGGACAAGTTCGAGGAGATCAGGAAGTCCGAGGTCGAGAGGCTGCGCGCGAGGCTGCCGAAGCTCTCCGACGACGAGATCGAGGCCGTCCACCAGACGACGCGCTCGATCGTGAACAGGATCTGCCACGAGCCGATGATCCGCATCAAGGAGTACGCGGCGGAAGACGACCCGTCGGGCCGCCTGGAGACGATCTGCGAGGTCTTCGGCATCTGCCCGCCCGAGGACGGAGGCCCCGATGCATAG
- a CDS encoding bifunctional precorrin-2 dehydrogenase/sirohydrochlorin ferrochelatase, which translates to MPYYPINLNLSGRTCAVIGGGAVAERKTESLLEYGASVRVVSPDLTPRLAGLKSEGRIEHVESEYRPEHLDGAFLVIGATDDREVNRRISEDARARGIPVNIVDDPELCTFFVPASVRRGDLVISVSTSGSSPSLARTIREELEARYGPEYGRLADLLGSLRDEVKERYASMEERAAAYERILRSEALRLLAEESFDEALEAARECI; encoded by the coding sequence ATGCCCTACTACCCGATCAACCTGAATCTGAGCGGACGCACCTGCGCGGTCATCGGCGGAGGCGCCGTCGCGGAGCGGAAGACCGAGTCGCTCCTCGAATACGGCGCGTCGGTCCGCGTCGTCTCGCCCGACCTCACCCCCAGGCTGGCCGGCCTGAAGTCCGAGGGACGCATCGAGCACGTCGAGTCCGAGTACCGCCCGGAGCACCTCGACGGCGCGTTCCTCGTCATCGGCGCGACCGACGACCGCGAGGTCAACCGGCGCATATCCGAAGACGCCCGGGCGAGGGGCATCCCCGTCAACATCGTGGACGACCCGGAACTCTGCACCTTCTTCGTGCCCGCATCCGTCCGGCGCGGCGACCTCGTCATCAGCGTCTCGACGTCCGGCAGCAGCCCCTCACTCGCCCGCACCATCCGCGAGGAACTGGAGGCGCGTTACGGCCCGGAGTACGGCCGCCTCGCCGACCTGCTCGGGTCGCTCCGGGACGAGGTCAAGGAGAGGTACGCTTCCATGGAGGAGCGCGCCGCCGCGTACGAGCGCATCCTCCGATCCGAGGCCCTGAGACTCCTCGCCGAAGAGTCGTTCGACGAAGCCCTGGAGGCCGCGCGAGAGTGCATCTAG
- the ccsB gene encoding c-type cytochrome biogenesis protein CcsB yields the protein MTVELGSTLFQIAFWIYAAAAVLYAAYLFSKREAAGRAGLIVLLIGFAFHTGSLVVRTVAAERPPFLNMYEYMLSFAWGGVLVYLGLEFLTRTRVYGSFAVPLVACISLLAVRLPTEVNPTMPALRSAWRVPHIATAVLAYSAFAIAAGLALMYLIRERKTRSDSFWASRLPAPDTLDRTAYRLVSFGFLMQTLLLITGALWAQKAWGTYWGWDPKETWALITWLIYASYLHMRFSKGWKGRTSAIVLVVGFGAVIFTLFGVNLLDKLGLLGPSLHTYTN from the coding sequence ATGACGGTCGAGCTGGGCTCAACGCTGTTTCAGATCGCATTCTGGATCTACGCCGCCGCGGCGGTTCTGTATGCCGCTTACCTCTTCAGCAAGCGTGAGGCGGCCGGCAGGGCGGGGCTGATCGTCCTGCTGATCGGTTTCGCGTTCCACACCGGCTCGCTGGTCGTGAGGACCGTAGCAGCCGAGCGTCCCCCGTTCCTGAACATGTACGAGTATATGCTCTCTTTCGCGTGGGGCGGGGTGCTCGTCTACCTCGGGCTCGAGTTCCTGACCAGGACGCGCGTCTACGGGTCGTTCGCCGTGCCGCTCGTAGCCTGCATTTCCCTGCTCGCGGTGCGCCTGCCGACGGAGGTGAACCCGACGATGCCCGCCCTCCGGAGCGCGTGGAGGGTGCCGCACATCGCGACCGCCGTCCTCGCCTATTCCGCGTTCGCCATCGCGGCGGGCCTCGCGCTGATGTATCTCATACGCGAGCGGAAGACTCGGTCGGATTCCTTCTGGGCGAGCAGGCTTCCCGCGCCGGACACGCTCGATCGGACGGCCTACCGCCTGGTCAGCTTCGGATTCCTGATGCAGACCCTCCTCCTCATCACCGGCGCGCTCTGGGCGCAGAAGGCGTGGGGGACCTATTGGGGGTGGGACCCGAAGGAGACCTGGGCGCTGATCACCTGGCTGATCTACGCGTCGTACCTGCACATGCGCTTCTCGAAGGGATGGAAGGGCCGCACGTCCGCGATCGTTTTGGTCGTCGGCTTCGGGGCGGTGATCTTCACCCTGTTCGGGGTCAACCTGCTTGACAAGCTGGGCCTGCTCGGCCCGAGCCTGCACACATACACGAACTGA
- a CDS encoding carboxypeptidase regulatory-like domain-containing protein, translated as MHVEHAEKKLGFVREIDRYELIGKGITVKAVPAHSPKVTVMDVWCKPIEGAGIWLREFYGLGWDDIRCGKTDASGEYVVPAVYVGGKYQFRAVLPGFYGYGSGGPSVGSGNWIDNVEVILDTANNERKGKVVDDKGKPVAGFRVYTDFGPEAVTDAKGEFALASMPKGLVIIQARKGDLYGSNYVKARVLDPDKNPIRVSKLPPGFDPEKW; from the coding sequence ATGCACGTCGAGCACGCGGAGAAGAAGCTCGGCTTCGTCCGGGAGATAGACCGCTACGAGCTTATCGGCAAGGGGATCACGGTCAAGGCCGTTCCCGCCCACTCGCCGAAGGTCACCGTCATGGACGTCTGGTGCAAGCCGATCGAAGGCGCGGGGATATGGCTTCGGGAGTTCTACGGCTTGGGCTGGGATGACATACGATGCGGCAAGACCGACGCGAGCGGCGAGTACGTCGTCCCGGCGGTCTACGTAGGCGGCAAGTACCAGTTCCGGGCGGTCCTTCCGGGATTCTACGGCTACGGTTCCGGCGGCCCGTCCGTCGGCAGTGGGAACTGGATAGACAACGTGGAGGTCATCCTTGACACCGCTAACAATGAGCGCAAGGGGAAGGTCGTGGATGACAAGGGCAAGCCTGTCGCGGGCTTCCGGGTATACACCGACTTCGGGCCGGAAGCGGTCACGGATGCGAAGGGAGAGTTCGCGCTGGCCTCGATGCCGAAGGGCCTGGTCATCATCCAGGCGCGGAAGGGCGACCTCTACGGCAGCAACTACGTCAAGGCGCGCGTGCTGGACCCCGACAAGAATCCCATCAGGGTCAGCAAGCTCCCTCCCGGCTTCGACCCGGAGAAGTGGTGA
- a CDS encoding carboxypeptidase regulatory-like domain-containing protein — protein MKTRHLLLSALVLAIGVSIFYAGARYGGRRTSPQAPKTADVSVPKSIEQPPKPEPPPVKPVAKAAGPVKPSPTKAVSKVIASDKEYARGNVTDPEGRPLMGAEITIGGAWVTHAVTGSDGKFRIEVPQLEWKPGG, from the coding sequence GTGAAAACAAGACATCTTCTTCTCTCCGCACTGGTCCTGGCGATCGGTGTGTCCATCTTCTACGCCGGCGCGCGGTACGGCGGGCGACGAACATCGCCGCAGGCGCCGAAGACGGCCGACGTGAGTGTTCCCAAGAGCATCGAGCAGCCTCCGAAGCCTGAGCCTCCACCGGTCAAGCCCGTCGCCAAAGCGGCCGGACCCGTCAAGCCATCTCCCACTAAGGCCGTCAGCAAGGTGATCGCGAGCGACAAGGAATACGCCCGCGGGAATGTGACCGACCCCGAGGGCAGGCCGCTCATGGGCGCGGAGATCACGATCGGCGGGGCGTGGGTGACTCACGCGGTCACCGGCTCCGACGGCAAGTTCCGCATCGAGGTCCCGCAGCTCGAGTGGAAGCCCGGCGGGTGA
- a CDS encoding Gfo/Idh/MocA family oxidoreductase produces MKGLTRRQFLGMTAGATASFVISSRFSPVLGANDTIRVAVVGINGRGESHINSLLGLEGVEIAYLVDPDSRLFDRRSKKITDAGKRAPTCVQDIRRALDDKDLDAVSIASCNHQHCIQTIWACQAGKDVYVEKPLSQTVHEGRVAVEIARKHDRVVQYGTDKGTKGDLIAALARRGTYGKLLVSRGLCYKRRKSIEFRDVKQPPAELDFDLWCGPAAKKGYHENLVHYNWHWFWEYGCGDIGNQGAHEMHAALHAIPDATLPRGVVSVGGRFGYVDQGQTANTQVAVFDYGDTQLIFEVRGLETGGYYGQGVGNTFHFEEGVVAGDKFYPNGGKEPEPVVKIEPDKTSRSASFPEFISVMRSRDKALFDWNIETAHYSSALCHLANISQRLGTRVTFAGIPDPFQANEFGNESFRRMGEHLKANGIEVERSSYRLGRELKFDPAAERFIGDDQANALLARAPRPPFVIPDKA; encoded by the coding sequence ATGAAAGGTCTCACTCGCAGGCAGTTCCTGGGGATGACGGCGGGAGCCACCGCGTCATTCGTCATCAGCAGTCGGTTCAGCCCCGTGCTGGGCGCGAACGACACCATCCGCGTGGCGGTGGTCGGCATCAACGGCAGGGGCGAGTCTCACATCAACAGTCTCCTCGGGCTGGAGGGCGTCGAGATAGCATACCTCGTGGACCCCGACAGCCGGCTGTTCGACCGCAGGAGCAAGAAGATAACCGACGCGGGCAAGCGGGCGCCGACCTGCGTGCAGGATATCCGCAGGGCGCTCGACGACAAGGACCTCGACGCGGTCTCGATCGCTTCGTGCAACCACCAGCACTGCATCCAGACGATATGGGCCTGCCAGGCGGGCAAGGACGTCTACGTCGAGAAGCCGCTCAGCCAGACCGTGCACGAGGGGCGCGTCGCCGTCGAGATCGCCCGCAAGCACGACCGGGTGGTCCAGTACGGCACGGACAAGGGGACCAAGGGCGACCTGATCGCGGCGCTCGCGCGAAGGGGCACGTACGGCAAGCTGCTGGTCTCGCGCGGGCTCTGCTACAAGCGGCGCAAGAGCATCGAGTTCCGAGACGTCAAGCAGCCGCCGGCCGAGCTCGATTTCGACCTCTGGTGCGGCCCCGCGGCGAAGAAGGGCTACCACGAGAACCTCGTCCACTACAACTGGCACTGGTTCTGGGAGTACGGGTGCGGCGACATCGGCAACCAGGGCGCGCACGAGATGCACGCCGCGCTCCACGCGATCCCCGACGCGACTCTCCCGCGCGGAGTCGTGAGCGTCGGCGGGAGGTTCGGCTACGTGGACCAGGGGCAGACGGCCAACACGCAGGTCGCGGTGTTCGACTACGGCGACACTCAACTCATCTTCGAGGTCCGAGGGCTCGAGACCGGCGGGTACTACGGGCAGGGCGTGGGCAACACCTTCCACTTCGAAGAAGGCGTGGTCGCGGGCGACAAGTTCTATCCGAACGGCGGGAAAGAGCCGGAGCCGGTCGTGAAGATCGAGCCGGACAAGACCAGCAGGAGCGCGAGCTTCCCGGAGTTCATAAGCGTGATGCGAAGCCGGGACAAGGCGCTCTTCGACTGGAACATCGAGACCGCGCACTACTCCTCGGCGCTCTGCCACCTGGCGAACATCTCCCAGCGGCTCGGCACGAGGGTGACGTTCGCGGGCATTCCCGATCCGTTCCAGGCGAACGAGTTCGGCAACGAGTCGTTCCGGAGGATGGGCGAGCACCTGAAGGCCAACGGCATCGAGGTGGAGCGTTCGTCGTACCGTCTGGGCCGGGAGCTGAAGTTCGACCCGGCGGCGGAGAGGTTCATCGGCGACGATCAGGCGAACGCGCTGCTCGCACGCGCGCCGAGGCCGCCGTTCGTCATCCCGGACAAGGCGTGA